The window GGTGGTGAGCACCTTGTCACTCGACGTGGTCGGAGATTCGGGACCGCGCCCCACCCGGAGCAGGCCATCGGGGCCGTCGTATTCCTGCATCACCCCTCCTTGCGGGCTGTCGTCCTGCCACCGGATGATCCGGTCGACGTAGCCGGCTGGCAGCCAGGACGGCGTCGGCAGCGTTCCCGCTTCGAACACCGGATGCCGGGTGCCGGTCTTGGCGTCGAGAAGGGATCGCGTGCCGAGCGGCTGCTCGAGCTGCACCGTCACCGTCACCGGCCGGTAGCCGCGGCCCGAGCAAGCAAGAACGGCCCCAGCCGGCACGCTCTGCGTCGGCGAGGGGTTGCTCGGTCGGAAGGCACGGGCTCGGATGGATACCTTCGTCGCGGTTTCCGATACCACCGGGCGCAGATCGGGCAGCCCGGAGTCGAAGCAGTAGGAGCCCGCGATCGTGTTGATGTCGACGGCGATGGTCAGCTTCCTGGGGTCGATCTGCAGCACGGCGCCGCTCCATTCGACATCGGCCAGAAAGCCGGCTGGGCGGGCTGACTGGTGCGAGCCGGAGATCCCCACCACGGTCAGCAGCGGAATCACCAGCAGCGCCACGGCGGCGGCCGACGGCCACAGCCAGCGGGTGCGGTGGTGCGTCTGAGTGGTAGCTACGGCCAGCATGCCTTCCAGCGGTGGTGGCCCGAACGTGGTGAGCCACTGCTTACCGTGCCGGTCCAACAGCTGGTCGATGGGATCAGGGTCCAGGCTCATCGGTAATCCTCTCCGAGTAGCGCGCGGATCCGACCGCGCGCGTCGGCAAGCGTTGATTTCGCGGTGCCCTCGGCACAGCCCATCACCGTGGCGACGTCCGCCACCGGCAGGCCGAGGAAGTACCGCAGCGTGACGGCCAGTCGCTGCCGCGGCGCAAGCAGGGCGATCACCCGCTCCAGGTCAAGGTGGAGCGCCGCGTCGCTGCCCGCAGTGGCATGCTCGACACCCTCCAGTGCTACCGCCTGCGGCCGCCGGCGGTTCTTGTGCGCCTGATCAGCGGTGATCGCGAGCAGCCAGTTGCGAGGCGTTCCGCGGTGCGGGTCGAACTGGGCACGCTTGCGCCAGGCTGCGCTCAGCGATTCCTGCAGCACGTCCTCCCAGTCGGGAAGGCCCGACAACCGGCGGGCGAGCGCCGACATGGCCACCCAATGCGGCCTGACCCAGGCGTCGAAGTCCTGCTCGGCCGACACCGGGCTGGCCGGGTCACCCACCGGCGACGGTTCTGGCAGAACGTGCATACCCACCTCTACCCGGCTGTGGCATGTTCGGTTGGGTCGAACGCTGGATCAGATCAGGCCAGCATTCCCCGGCGCAGGTAGCCGCTGGGTGGATTGTGACCTGCCAGCCACGAGAATGCCGTCCATACGATAAAGTTGAGCGGAACAGGCTCAACTTCTCGAGCGTTTAATGCAGCAGAGGCCGGCCAGGCGCCGCCTGGCCACGTCCTGAACAACCAGTCGAGTACGCACAAGAGGTAGAAACAGCTATGGACCTGACCACTCGTAGCCAGCAGGCCGTTTCCGCGGCCGTCCGGACCGCTGCCGACAAGGGCAACCCCGCCGTAGAGCCGGCCCACCTCGCGGCCGCCCTGCTCAGCGACGAGCAGGGCCTGGCGCGTCCGATGGTGCAGGCGGTCGGCGTGGACCCGGTGAACCTGATCCGCGAGATCGACTCCCTGCTGAGGGCTCTTCCCGCCGCCGCCGGTTCGACGGTGTCGGCCCCGCAGACCTCGCGCAACCTGCTCAACGTGCTGGGCGCCGCCGAGCGGATCGCCAAGGACGCAACCGATGAGTACGTCTCGGGTGAGCACCTGCTGCTCGCGCTGGCCGAGGTGCCCTCCGAGGTCGCCAGCACGCTCAGCCGGCTCGGCGCCACCCCCGCCGCGCTGCGGGCCGCGCTGACCCAGGTGCGCGGCTCCACCCGGGTCACCAGCCCGGACCCCGAAGGCACCTACCAGGCGCTGGAGAAGTACGGCGTGGACCTGACCGCCGCCGCCCGCGAAGGAAAGCTCGACCCGGTGATCGGGCGTGACGCCGAGATCCGCCGGGTCATTCAGGTGCTGTCCCGGCGTACCAAGAACAACCCGGTGCTGATCGGCGAGCCCGGCGTCGGCAAGACCGCCGTGGTCGAGGGGTTGGCCCAGCGGGTCGTCGCCGGCGACGTGCCGGAGTCCTTGCAGGGCAAGCGGCTGGTCTCGCTGGACCTGGGCGCGATGGTCGCCGGCGCCAAGTATCGCGGCGAGTTCGAGGAGCGGTTGAAGGCGGTGCTGACCGAGATCAAGGACTCGGCCGGCCAGATCCTCACCTTCATCGACGAGCTGCACACCGTCGTCGGGGCAGGCGCCACCGGCGAGGGCGCGATGGACGCCGGCAACATGCTCAAGCCGATGCTGGCCCGCGGCGAGCTGCACATGGTCGGCGCGACCACCCTGGACGAGTTCCGCGAGCACATCGAGAAGGACCCGGCCCTGGAGCGCCGGTTCCAGCAGGTGCTGGTGGGGGAGCCGTCCGTCGAGGACACCATCGGCATCCTGCGCGGTCTGGCCGGCCGGTACGAGGCGCACCACAAGGTGCAGATCTCCGACGGCGCCCTGGTGGCCGCGGCGACCCTGTCCGACCGTTACATCACCTCGCGGTTCCTGCCCGACAAGGCCATCGACCTGATCGACGAGGCCGCGTCCCGGCTCCGGATGGAGATCGACTCGCGGCCGGTCGAGATCGACGAGCTGCAGCGCTCGGTCGACCGGCTGAAGATGGAGGAGCTGGCGCTGTCCAAGGAGACCGACCCCGCTTCGGTGGCCCGGTTGGAGGTGCTGCGCGCCGAACTGGCTGACCGGACCGAGTCCCTGGAGGCGCTGAACGCCCGCTGGGAGCGCGAGAAGTCCGGGCTGAACCGGGTCGGTGAGCTGAAGGAGAAGCTGGACGAGCTGCGCACCCAGGCCGATCGGGCCCAGCGCGAGGGCGATTTCGAGGCCGCGTCCCGGCTGATGTACGGCGAGATACCGCAGACCGAGAAGGAGCTGGCCGAGGCGGCCGCCGCCGAGCAACCGGCCGACGTGATGGTCAAGGAAGAGGTCACCGCCGACGACATCGCCGAGGTGGTCAGCGCCTGGACCGGCATTCCGGCCGGCCGGTTGATGGAGGGCGAGACCGCCAAGCTGCTGCGGATGGAGGAGGCCCTGGCCCTGCGGGTGAAAGGCCAGAAGCAGGCCGTGCAGGCGGTCTCGGACGCGGTTCGCCGGGCCCGGGCCGGCATCAGCGACCCGAACCGGCCCACCGGCTCGTTCCTGTTCCTGGGCCCGACCGGTGTCGGCAAGACCGAGCTGGCCAAGGCGCTGGCCGCGTTCCTGTTCGATGACGAGCGGGCGATGGTCCGCATCGACATGAGCGAGTACTCCGAGAAGCACTCGGTGGCCCGGCTGGTCGGCGCGCCGCCTGGTTACGTCGGCTACGACGAGGGCGGCCAGCTGACCGAGGCGGTGCGCCGCCGGCCGTACTCGGTGGTGCTGTTCGACGAGGTCGAGAAGGCCCACTCGGACGTCTTCGACATCCTGCTGCAGGTGCTCGACGACGGCCGGCTGACCGACGGCCAGGGCCGGACGGTGGACTTCCGCAACGCCATCCTGGTGCTGACCTCGAACCTGGGATCCCACATCCTGGTCTCGGAGCTGGACGACGCCCTGAAGAAGGACGCGGTGATGGATGCCGTCCGCTCGCACTTCAAGCCGGAGTTCCTGAACCGCCTGGATGACATCGTGGTGTTCGACCCGCTGACCACCGCCGAGCTGGCCGGCATCGTCGACGTGCAACTGGGCCTGCTGCAGAACCGGCTGGCCGGCCGCCGGCTGGTGCTGCAGGTCAGCGACGCCGCCCGGGAGTGGCTGGCGATCAACGGCTTCGACCCGCTGTACGGGGCCCGGCCGCTGCGCCGGCTGATCCAGACCGCGATCGGGGACCGGCTGGCCAAGGCGCTGATCGCCGGCGAGATCACCGACGGCGACCAGGTGCGCATCGACGTCACCGAGGATCGGTCGGCCCTGACGGTCACCGCCGCTTCGATGGCCGAGGTCGCCGTCGGCTGACGGCGGCGCTCGGCCGGCGCCGGCTCACCGCGGCCGGCTTCGGCTCACCGCGGCAGGCGCCGGCTCACCGCGGCAGCTCCGGTAGCGCTCACTCGGGCTGGGCGGCGGGCAGCACGCCCAGCCACCGGGTGACGCTTGCCTGGTAGCTCAGGGCCAGCATGATCAGGCTCAGCAGCGCGATCACCAGTGGCACCCAGCTGTTGACCGCGGCCTGCAACCACCAGAACCCGCACAGGGCGATCATCGTCCAACCCGCGATGGTGATCGCCAGCCGGCCGACCAGCCGGCCGGTCAGCAGCGCGATACCGCCGACCGCCAGGCAGGCGCCCAGGGCGAAGTTGAGCAACGCCAGCAGCAGGTAGCTCGAGTCGCTGCCCCGGTAGAACGAGCGGTCCGGCGCGCCGTACTCGTCCTGCAGGCTGATGATGGCCAGCAGCAGCAGGCCGAACAGGCCCAGCGCCGCGCCCAGGCTGATCGCGATGATGCCGGCCATGACCGCCGGCCCGGGGGCGCGGTTGCCGGCAGGCAGCGGGTGGTAGTCGACGGAAGTGCCCGGCCTGGGATCGACCGCTCGGGTCGCTTGACCGGGCCGGGTTGGCGGCGCGACGGCCCCGGCAGGCGCGAGTTGCCCGGCGGTGGAGGCCGCTGGCGCCACCTGGCCGGTGTACGGGTCGGTCAGCGCGCCGCGGTAGGGGTCGGCCGGCCGGGTGACGGCCAGCTCGCGGGCGTCGCGGCGCGCTTTTTTTCCATCAGCGGCCATCATGGTTGTCAACGCTAGTCGCCGTTATGGGCGATGCGGGTGCCGGGTTGACGATTTTGGCGATAGGTTTTGGGGGCAGCAGGCGGATGGGACGCGTCGATGAGCCAGCGGTTTTCCTCGGCGTAACCAACTTCAACGCGAGGGGAAAGCCATGACGCAGTGGGGCAAGGGTCCCAATGACGAGTCGGGTGACGGGCAGCCGGCCCAGCCCGATCCATGGGCTCAGCCGGCCGGCGGCCAACAGCCGGGCCAGCATGACCCGTGGGCTCAGCCGACCGAGGGCCAGCCGTCCGGCGGGCAGCCGGGTTATGGCCAGCCGCAGCCCGGTTACGGCCAGCCCCAGCCGGGTCAGTCTGACCCGTGGGCCCAGCCGACCGGCGGGCAGCCTGGATACGGCCAGCCGCAGCCCGGCTACGACCAGCCGGGTTACGGTCAGCAGCCGGGCTATGGCCAGCCGGGTTCTGGCCAGCCGGGTTACGGCCAGCCGCAGGGCTACGTCCAGCAGCCCGGTTACTACCCGCCGGCCCCGGGCTACAACCAGCCGGGCGCCGTAGCGGGCGCGGGCGCGATTGCCAGCATGGGCACCAGGTTCGGCGCCTTCGTCATCGACGTCATCATCCTGGCGGTGGTCAGTGTCATCGTCGACCTTCTGTTCAATCAGACCCTGAGCACCCTGCTTCAGCTGATCATCGGCTTCGGATACTTCGGCTACCTGATCGGCGTCAACCAGCAGACGGTCGGCATGCGGCTGCTCAACATCAAGGTCGTCGACGCCACCAACGGAGGAGCCATCGGCCTCGGTCGGGGACTGTTGCGCTACCTGGTTCAGGCACTCACCGGCCTGCTGTGCCTGGTGGGTTACTTCTCGCCGTTCTTCGACGGGACCAAGCGGAACCAGGGCTGGCACGACAAGGCCGCCGGTGACTTCGTCGTCCGCGCCTGATAGCTCTCCCGCTCGCTGGTAGCGATGATCGCCGGGCAACTCAGGCTCAGGGCCGCCCCCGTCCTCATGGCGGGGGCAGCCCTGACCGCTGCCACGGCGCTGTGGTTCTTCGATCCGAGCGCCCGCCGGATCCCGCTGTGCCCGCTGCACGCGATGACCGGCCTGTGGTGCCCGCTGTGCGGCAGCACCAGGGCCAGCCACGCCCTGCTCCACGCCGAGCCGGCTGCCGCGCTGCAGTACAACGCGCTGTTCGTGGCGGCGCTGCCGCTGCTCGCGCTGCTCTGGTGGCGCTGGCTGCGCTCGCCCGTCCCACGCCCGACGGCCCGGGCGCTGCCCCGTCCGGTGTTCTGGGCGGGGGTCGCCCTGGTGCTGGCGTTCGGCGTGCTGCGCAACCTGCCGATGGGCCACTGGCTGGCGCCGCCGGCCTGAGGCCGCCGGTAGGCTCGTTCAGATGAAAGCCAACACCACACCCGAATCCGATCCAGGCGCAACTCGTGCCCGGCCGCGGAACGTCGACCTGGCGCTGGGTGCGATCGTGCTGCGGTGCTTGCTGGCGCTGGCCTCGGCATTCGCGTTGTTCGGCGCCAAGGACGAGCTTCGGCGCAACGCCGCGGAGCTGCACCCGGAGTGGTCGGCGGCCACGCTGGTGGAGCGGGTCGACAGCGAGTTGCGCTCCAATGTGCTGTTGACCCTCATCTACATCGCCCTGGTGTTGCTGATCGCCAAGTTCATCCGGGACGGCCGCAACTGGGCGCGCTGGCTCTATGCCTTCGTCGCGTTCCTGGTGGCCGGTGACGTGCTGCGGGTGACCGGCTTCTTCACCGGCGACAACCTGCTCTTCCGGCTGCTGTCCGGGTTCACCGGGGTGGCGTCCCTGGCGTCGATCGTGTTGCTGTTCTCCCCCTCCAGCACCGCCTTCTTCCGTCCGGTCGGGGGCCCGGGCTCGATGTCGCCGCTGCGGACGCTGTTCGGCAGCCGGGCCGCGGCGGTCGCATCCCGCGGCGATGCCGGCCGGCCGGGCGGCGGGACCCAGGGCGCCGCGACCAAGGGCCCCGGAACGGCCACGGCTGAGCCGGTGTCACTGAGCAAGCCGGCGGCCAAGCGCGCCCCCGATCGCCGCCCGAACGGTTCGAAGCGGCCGGCGCCGCGGGCCAAGTCCCGCAAGCAGGCCGCTGAGTGAGTGATCTGGCGCGGCCATCACCGGGCTACGCCCTGGTCACCGGCGCCACCGCCGGGCTGGGCGCGTCCTTCGTCCGCCGGTTCGCCGCCGAAGGCCGCGACCTGGTGCTGGTTGCCCGGACTCTCGACCGGCTCGAGAGCATGGCCGCCGACCTGCGGGACCAGTTCGCGGTGCAGGTCGAGGTGCTGGCCGCCGACCTGAGCACCGCTGACGGCTGCGCCGCCGTGGCGGCCCGGGTGGCCCAGGCCGAGCGTCCGGTCGACACCCTGGTCAACAACGCCGGCATCGGCCTGTACCGCGCCTTCGGCAAGGCCCCGCTGGCCGACGAGCGACGGTTGCTCGATCTCAACGTCGGCTCGGTGCTGGCGCTGACCCACGCCGCGGTCGGCGCGATGACCACCCGCGGCCACGGCGAGATCATCAACATCTCCTCGGTCGCGGGCTTCGTGCCACGGGGCGCCTCTGCCACCTACGCCGCGGGCAAG of the Jatrophihabitans sp. genome contains:
- a CDS encoding SDR family NAD(P)-dependent oxidoreductase produces the protein MSDLARPSPGYALVTGATAGLGASFVRRFAAEGRDLVLVARTLDRLESMAADLRDQFAVQVEVLAADLSTADGCAAVAARVAQAERPVDTLVNNAGIGLYRAFGKAPLADERRLLDLNVGSVLALTHAAVGAMTTRGHGEIINISSVAGFVPRGASATYAAGKAWVTSFSEGISLLLSGTGVSITAICPGFTRTEFHARAKADMSATPSWLWLDADRVVAEGLADARAGRVISVPSKRYKALLLLVRVLPRSVVRWVLSRR
- the clpB gene encoding ATP-dependent chaperone ClpB, with amino-acid sequence MDLTTRSQQAVSAAVRTAADKGNPAVEPAHLAAALLSDEQGLARPMVQAVGVDPVNLIREIDSLLRALPAAAGSTVSAPQTSRNLLNVLGAAERIAKDATDEYVSGEHLLLALAEVPSEVASTLSRLGATPAALRAALTQVRGSTRVTSPDPEGTYQALEKYGVDLTAAAREGKLDPVIGRDAEIRRVIQVLSRRTKNNPVLIGEPGVGKTAVVEGLAQRVVAGDVPESLQGKRLVSLDLGAMVAGAKYRGEFEERLKAVLTEIKDSAGQILTFIDELHTVVGAGATGEGAMDAGNMLKPMLARGELHMVGATTLDEFREHIEKDPALERRFQQVLVGEPSVEDTIGILRGLAGRYEAHHKVQISDGALVAAATLSDRYITSRFLPDKAIDLIDEAASRLRMEIDSRPVEIDELQRSVDRLKMEELALSKETDPASVARLEVLRAELADRTESLEALNARWEREKSGLNRVGELKEKLDELRTQADRAQREGDFEAASRLMYGEIPQTEKELAEAAAAEQPADVMVKEEVTADDIAEVVSAWTGIPAGRLMEGETAKLLRMEEALALRVKGQKQAVQAVSDAVRRARAGISDPNRPTGSFLFLGPTGVGKTELAKALAAFLFDDERAMVRIDMSEYSEKHSVARLVGAPPGYVGYDEGGQLTEAVRRRPYSVVLFDEVEKAHSDVFDILLQVLDDGRLTDGQGRTVDFRNAILVLTSNLGSHILVSELDDALKKDAVMDAVRSHFKPEFLNRLDDIVVFDPLTTAELAGIVDVQLGLLQNRLAGRRLVLQVSDAAREWLAINGFDPLYGARPLRRLIQTAIGDRLAKALIAGEITDGDQVRIDVTEDRSALTVTAASMAEVAVG
- a CDS encoding RDD family protein, encoding MTQWGKGPNDESGDGQPAQPDPWAQPAGGQQPGQHDPWAQPTEGQPSGGQPGYGQPQPGYGQPQPGQSDPWAQPTGGQPGYGQPQPGYDQPGYGQQPGYGQPGSGQPGYGQPQGYVQQPGYYPPAPGYNQPGAVAGAGAIASMGTRFGAFVIDVIILAVVSVIVDLLFNQTLSTLLQLIIGFGYFGYLIGVNQQTVGMRLLNIKVVDATNGGAIGLGRGLLRYLVQALTGLLCLVGYFSPFFDGTKRNQGWHDKAAGDFVVRA
- a CDS encoding RNA polymerase sigma factor — encoded protein: MHVLPEPSPVGDPASPVSAEQDFDAWVRPHWVAMSALARRLSGLPDWEDVLQESLSAAWRKRAQFDPHRGTPRNWLLAITADQAHKNRRRPQAVALEGVEHATAGSDAALHLDLERVIALLAPRQRLAVTLRYFLGLPVADVATVMGCAEGTAKSTLADARGRIRALLGEDYR
- a CDS encoding DUF2752 domain-containing protein — translated: MAGAALTAATALWFFDPSARRIPLCPLHAMTGLWCPLCGSTRASHALLHAEPAAALQYNALFVAALPLLALLWWRWLRSPVPRPTARALPRPVFWAGVALVLAFGVLRNLPMGHWLAPPA